The following DNA comes from Methanomassiliicoccales archaeon.
TGAGCGATCTTGATCATTTTAATTCCTCCAGGAACTCCTTGATGCTGACGACCATGATCTTGGCCTCATCCTCGTCCTCAGGGTATTCCAGGGAGAGAATGGGCACCTTTCTCTTGCGTACCAGCAGTTTAGCCAGTTCGTTCGTTCTCTGACACCCGACGCATCCAAAGCTGTAAGGGGCGTCCTCCATGAATATGGCCGCTTCCGCCTGATCGATAAGCGGGCCGTAGATGGACATTCGACCACGTATGCCCGAGGGGATCTCGATACCTGCGTACTTCAATCCAAGCTTGACATCGTCCAAGGTCACGTTGAGCGGCGGAGCCTCTATCTCATTGGAGTTGACCCGGTCCTTCAGAGCCCCCATGAGGCTCAAAGGTTGGTGGCCGAACCTTTCCACCAGGTCATACAATATCAGGCTGTTCGGTGGCATTATGAAGATCTTCATGGTGATTCCTCTTCGATGAACTTCTTTAGATCGTTAACTGGCATTTTCATTCGTTTCTTGGGCTTGGGAGGTTTTTCCCCCCGCTCCAGACAAACGAGCCCCTTCTCAACCAGGCATAGATCCTTCCATTCCTTCTCCAGTTGAGCGAATCCGGGCCGGGACCCGTGGTGAGCCCGGCAGCGTCGAATATCACCCACCGGAAAGGCGCGTATCTTGGAGAAGATACGATTGGGGTCCAGCTTTCGGACCTCCGTCAAGGTATGCCACACCTCTTCCTTCGGTCCTTCGAGCACCACTCCGTAGCAGGTCTCCTTGACCGAGACCGGAAAACCGAGGTTGTGCACGAAACGAGCGATCCGGTCCGGTGTTAGGTCTGAGGACGGCGCGATCAGTATCAACCGGGTCTCTACATCATCGTTCATTTGGATTTCCCCGCCTTCTTGGTGGACTTGTTCGACCTCGTCCCAGCACCATTGACCTTCTTGGTCTGAGGCCTTTTAGATGGTTTCTTCGAAGTCCCTGTCTTTACCTTGCCCTTAACGACAGGAGCCTTCTTGGTCGCCTTTATTTTCACTTTTTTCTCCGGTTCGACAAACTCATCCAACAGCGCCTTGCGCACATAGATGACGTCTCCTTCCTGGATGTCCTTCATCATGCGATCGAGGTCGCCGATGAATCGCCCTAGGACATTGGTCCCGTGGGCCTCTTCGCCCGTGGGACCGAACTCATCGCTATCCTCCAACCTAATGCCCACCAATCCCTTCTGTGGACGTGACATGTTGGTTATGGCCACATCGCCACGTACCGAAGGTCCCATTAGTCTCTCGGGGTACAGATCGGCGGCCATTACGGGGTCCCCTACGAAGGTGATCATGGGCATGTCCTCGAAGGTGAAGTGTACCTTCAGGGTGCCTATTGTTTTGTGGTCGAGTCCGGTTATCTTGCGGAAGTAACGAACCGACCACGGTGATTCTTTCGCGTCCATGGAAATGGAGAATATCTTCTCCGAGGGAACGCCCATTGTCTCGATCTCCTCCTGTTTAAGGGCAAAGATGGTCATCTCCGGTTCCTGTTCCACGATGACAGCGTCGTCGGAAACATCCCCGACCCTCTTCTGCTTAAGACCTCGGGCTTCCAGGAAGGCCTTGGCCTCTGCCTGGGTCATACCTATGGTCATGACACGCATAGGGTCCGGTCTGACCAATACTTTGCCTCCAACCGGTACCAGATGTACCAGATTGAAGCCGTTCGTGACGTTCCCCACCTGGTTGTGGGAACGATTCATCTGCCGCACTTGGTTATAGAAATATATCTTGCCCGCCTGGTGGCCTTTGTGCCGTACGGTGACCGTATTTGATCGACGTACGTCGCTGTATTCCTGTCCCAAGCTGGTATCCATGTTCGTTTCACAGGCACTGTAGCTGAATCCCTTTTCATCGATGGGCAGACTACCTTCGCTCGCTACCACTAGAAAATGTTCACAGCATAGAGGCGAACGTTCGTCCAGCTTGACACCGACATAGGTCTCGATGGACATGCCATCTTCCACAGGTACGGTCAGATCGACCGTGGCGAAAGCGTCCTTTGAGGTCATGCGGAGCACGACTGGCTCGATGTCCTCAATGATGTCACCCTCATCAAGACGATCCAGAACATGCCTGCCCTTGGTAACGCGCCCAAAGATGGCGTCCTTTAACCCCAGATCATCGTTCATGTCGATCCTGGAGATTATGAAATATGTAGTGGATGCATCGAATCCACCCAGAGCGAAGAAACAATCATAGCGCTTGAAGCTGCTGACGCCCCTTGTCCCTTGAAACTCGGTGGGAAAGGATCCGAAGGCGTGTAGTCGACTTGTCTGCCAGCGAAGATTCTTTCCGATCACGTCGTGGTAGATATCCTTCCAGGCTTCCGCATAGGATGATTCATTGAGCTGAATGATGAATTGTCCCTTAGTGGTCTTGACCATGTATTCGTTGGTCAATTTTCGCTGGGCCTCCATAGGGCGGATCAATGCCACGGAACTACCTGGGACATATGGTTCCCCTTGAATGGCCTGGGCGACCGTGGTCCCGTCGGGCAACTCTTTTTCCAATCCGTTGACGACAGTTCTCATCTTGTCCCCCCATGGATACAGTGCGGCGATAATAAGGGTTTTGCCAAATGTACTGAACTGGCCACTCATTAATTGCCGTACAGCCTTCTCAGATGTCTAGCGCACCATCATCGATAAATAATCTATGAATAGGCATAGGGCCATATTTCGCCGATGAATAGAATGGAATTGCGGTCCATGGTCCGATCGCGGATCATGTCCCTGGAAGGAGTGGACTCCATGGAATTTCTCGATCATCGCCTCCGGGAGAAAGTAGAGGAGATGGAGAGGGGAGCGGAGGGCAATGGTGCGGTCGGTGGACTTATGCCTTTCGTGAACACCGGGGTTTGGGATGTCCTCACCCGCCAGGAGGTCTTAATAATCGTAGCCCGGCCAGACGTTCTCATTATATCACCTCAGCAAAACCTTGTCCATATCGTTGACCAGAACGAACAGATCATAGGTGAATACCTGCCCGAAGGATGTCGTGAAGACATATTATTGAGAGAGAACGCCTACCTGCTTAGTGAGGATTTCGTGATCTATGGCGATGTAGAGATCGTAGGCGAGCCGTACTTTCGC
Coding sequences within:
- a CDS encoding methanogenesis marker protein 6; the protein is MNDDVETRLILIAPSSDLTPDRIARFVHNLGFPVSVKETCYGVVLEGPKEEVWHTLTEVRKLDPNRIFSKIRAFPVGDIRRCRAHHGSRPGFAQLEKEWKDLCLVEKGLVCLERGEKPPKPKKRMKMPVNDLKKFIEEESP
- a CDS encoding methanogenesis marker 3 protein; translated protein: MRTVVNGLEKELPDGTTVAQAIQGEPYVPGSSVALIRPMEAQRKLTNEYMVKTTKGQFIIQLNESSYAEAWKDIYHDVIGKNLRWQTSRLHAFGSFPTEFQGTRGVSSFKRYDCFFALGGFDASTTYFIISRIDMNDDLGLKDAIFGRVTKGRHVLDRLDEGDIIEDIEPVVLRMTSKDAFATVDLTVPVEDGMSIETYVGVKLDERSPLCCEHFLVVASEGSLPIDEKGFSYSACETNMDTSLGQEYSDVRRSNTVTVRHKGHQAGKIYFYNQVRQMNRSHNQVGNVTNGFNLVHLVPVGGKVLVRPDPMRVMTIGMTQAEAKAFLEARGLKQKRVGDVSDDAVIVEQEPEMTIFALKQEEIETMGVPSEKIFSISMDAKESPWSVRYFRKITGLDHKTIGTLKVHFTFEDMPMITFVGDPVMAADLYPERLMGPSVRGDVAITNMSRPQKGLVGIRLEDSDEFGPTGEEAHGTNVLGRFIGDLDRMMKDIQEGDVIYVRKALLDEFVEPEKKVKIKATKKAPVVKGKVKTGTSKKPSKRPQTKKVNGAGTRSNKSTKKAGKSK
- a CDS encoding methanogenesis marker 5 protein, with product MKIFIMPPNSLILYDLVERFGHQPLSLMGALKDRVNSNEIEAPPLNVTLDDVKLGLKYAGIEIPSGIRGRMSIYGPLIDQAEAAIFMEDAPYSFGCVGCQRTNELAKLLVRKRKVPILSLEYPEDEDEAKIMVVSIKEFLEELK